CACCATCGACGTCCTCACTCGCGCCGGTGTCGAGTACCGGGTCCTCAAGGGCGCGGCGGTCGCCCGGCTCGACTATCCCGAGCCGACGCTGCGGTCGTTCGTCGACAGCGACGTCCTGGTCCGGTCGGACCAGTTCGACCGTGCCGTCGCCGCCCTCATCGACGCCGGGCACCACCGGGCCTCGACCCCGCAGCTGCGGGAAGGGTTCGATCGCCGGTTCGCCAAGGGGGCGACGTTCCTCACCGCCGACGGCCTCGAGATCGACTTGCACCGGACGCTCGACCGGGGGCCGTTCGGGCTGGCACTGCGGCTTCCCGACCTGTGGGAGAGCTCGTCGACGTTCGTGCTGGCCGGACGCACCCTGACGTCGCTCCGGCCTGAGGGTCGGTTCCTCCACGCCTGCTACCACGCCGCCCTCGGAGACGTCACCCCCCGGCTGGTGCCCCTGCGCGACGTCGCCCAGATGCTCCTCGACGGACGGCTCGATCTCGATCTCGTCCGGTACCTGTCATCGACCTGGCGCGCCAATGTCGTCACGGCCCGAGCCGTCCGGCTCGCATGGACCCGCTTGGGCCTCGACGTCGAGACGCCGTTCAGCACGTGGGCCCTCACGTACCGTCCCAAGCGCTGGGAGGACAGGGCCATGAGCGTGTACCTCGACTCGCGCCGGACCGAGGCGGCCCGCTCGCTGGCCACCCTGCGGTTCATCCCCGGCGCCATGAACAGGCTCGCCTATCTCGGGGCCGTCGCCTTTCCGAGCCGGACGTACCTCGCGGCGCGGGGACGGGGGCGCTTCTCGCACTGGCGCCGCGCCCACTGGCCATGGCGGCGGACGTCGCTCGGGCGCGACGACCAGGGCCGGCGCTAGCGCATCAGGACGGGGCTGGCTGCCCGGCCGGCCTGCGCCACGCCGAGAGGTCGAGGTCGAGGAGGGACTCCGCCAGCCGCAGGTCGTCGGCGTAGAAGGCGCAGAGCCGGGCCTCCAGGTCGGGCGGGACCGACGGCTGCCGGTTCCCGAGCAGGCGGGCGAGGACCATCCGGTCGAAGCCCACCACAGCCGCGTTGGGCACGAAGGAGAACGGGCGGCGAAGCCGCCGCGGGCGGTAGCTGTACGTCGTCTCCGAGTCCCACGACCAGACGAACCTGCGTCGGGCTCGGAGGACCCGCAGCCGACGGCGGTCGTAGACCCCGGCGTTCGTCGTGCGCCCGAGTGTGGGCACGGGATGGTCGGCGGCCACGCCGAGGAACTGGTACACGCGCCCGAACGTGGCCGCGACGCGCAGGTCCTCCTGGCGCAGGACCAGCACCCGCCTGGGCCCGAAGACCTCGAGGTAGGACCGCAGGTGGGTGCCGTAGAGCCCGTATTCGAGGATGTCGGCGGCCCGGGGATAGGCCGGATCGGCCCAACCGTCCAAAAGCCTCGCCATGCCGACGTCGAGAGGAGCCAACGGCAGGAGTCCGAACTGCACGTACCAGAAGTACGCGGACACTGCCCGCGACACCGGTTCGCGGAGGACGGCCAGGATCCGGGCGTCCGGGGCCACGGCCTGGATCCGCCGGGCGCACCCGGGGGCGGCGAGGTACTCGGGCCGCTGGATGCCGAGGCGCTGTCCGGGGGCCGCCTCGGCGAAGACGCTCCGCAGCACGGACGGAGGGGTCGTCGAGAAGAACCGCTC
This window of the Acidimicrobiales bacterium genome carries:
- a CDS encoding nucleotidyltransferase family protein, coding for MSASPAGHEVADAEAHLAAVAAHGLPTTIATPSTVPLPLAEWDHLLARIRQERLEGLLNRVIADGALAVTPRQAEEAAAANSAAVRLVLRLEAVLLDTIDVLTRAGVEYRVLKGAAVARLDYPEPTLRSFVDSDVLVRSDQFDRAVAALIDAGHHRASTPQLREGFDRRFAKGATFLTADGLEIDLHRTLDRGPFGLALRLPDLWESSSTFVLAGRTLTSLRPEGRFLHACYHAALGDVTPRLVPLRDVAQMLLDGRLDLDLVRYLSSTWRANVVTARAVRLAWTRLGLDVETPFSTWALTYRPKRWEDRAMSVYLDSRRTEAARSLATLRFIPGAMNRLAYLGAVAFPSRTYLAARGRGRFSHWRRAHWPWRRTSLGRDDQGRR
- a CDS encoding sulfotransferase — encoded protein: MTGVSDAPLDFVIIGAQRAGSTHLNASLHTHPEVFLCPDEVPYFEERFFSTTPPSVLRSVFAEAAPGQRLGIQRPEYLAAPGCARRIQAVAPDARILAVLREPVSRAVSAYFWYVQFGLLPLAPLDVGMARLLDGWADPAYPRAADILEYGLYGTHLRSYLEVFGPRRVLVLRQEDLRVAATFGRVYQFLGVAADHPVPTLGRTTNAGVYDRRRLRVLRARRRFVWSWDSETTYSYRPRRLRRPFSFVPNAAVVGFDRMVLARLLGNRQPSVPPDLEARLCAFYADDLRLAESLLDLDLSAWRRPAGQPAPS